One window of Microbacterium sediminis genomic DNA carries:
- the rsmD gene encoding 16S rRNA (guanine(966)-N(2))-methyltransferase RsmD, translated as MTRIIAGAAGGVRLEVPAAGTRPTSDRVRESLFGALESTGLLDGTTVLDLYAGSGALGLEALSRGAAAVDLVEKSARAAAIARGNAERVAKAAGRAARVHQAAVLAFLTTARGPYDLAFLDPPYDVPNDAVTDDLRALAPLLAPDAIVVLERATRSGAPDWQAAGLVPLRDRGYGDTTLWWGEPPQR; from the coding sequence GTGACGAGGATCATCGCGGGAGCGGCCGGCGGCGTGCGGCTGGAGGTGCCGGCGGCGGGCACGCGACCCACGAGCGACCGGGTGCGGGAGTCGCTGTTCGGCGCGCTGGAGAGCACCGGGCTGCTCGACGGCACGACCGTGCTCGACCTCTACGCCGGCTCGGGCGCCCTGGGCCTCGAGGCCCTCAGCCGCGGGGCGGCGGCGGTCGACCTCGTGGAGAAGTCGGCGCGCGCCGCCGCCATCGCGCGCGGCAACGCCGAGCGGGTCGCGAAGGCGGCCGGGCGCGCGGCCCGGGTGCACCAGGCGGCGGTGCTCGCCTTCCTCACCACCGCGCGCGGCCCCTACGACCTCGCCTTCCTCGACCCGCCGTACGACGTGCCGAACGACGCCGTCACCGACGATCTGCGCGCGCTGGCCCCGCTGCTCGCGCCCGATGCGATCGTCGTCCTCGAGCGGGCCACGCGCTCGGGCGCGCCCGACTGGCAGGCCGCGGGCCTGGTGCCGCTGCGCGATCGCGGCTACGGCGACACGACGCTGTGGTGGGGCGAGCCGCCGCAGCGCTGA
- a CDS encoding NAD(P)-dependent alcohol dehydrogenase, whose translation MVQDRYGGPEVLRLAERDVPTPGENEVVVRVVATGVDAGLWHLLAGEPFVIRYALPLKGERVLGLEVAGHVHAVGSAVTDVAVGDAVFGSASMPDGGLAEFARVRRDRLARKPGALTFAQAAALVVSGCAALHAVRAARATGGRRVLVLGAAGGVGHLAVQLARAAGATVTGASSGPKLDVVRAAGADEAIDYTAADPLARGPFDAIIDTGGHRRLRDLRRALAPRGALVLVGAEPEGDRLGGLGRSLAAVLQGSFTRQRLVMLTSSEPTDALDALAVHAEAGPLRPVIDAELPLDRAAEAVARIGRGKGRGKTVVRVQPE comes from the coding sequence ATGGTGCAGGATCGCTACGGCGGTCCCGAGGTGCTCCGGCTCGCGGAGCGCGACGTTCCGACGCCCGGCGAGAACGAGGTCGTCGTGCGCGTGGTCGCGACGGGGGTCGACGCCGGCCTGTGGCATCTGCTGGCCGGCGAGCCGTTCGTGATCCGCTACGCCCTGCCGCTCAAGGGCGAACGGGTGCTCGGCCTTGAGGTCGCGGGGCACGTGCACGCGGTCGGCTCGGCCGTGACCGATGTCGCCGTGGGCGATGCCGTGTTCGGCAGCGCCTCGATGCCGGACGGCGGGCTCGCGGAGTTCGCCCGCGTGCGGCGCGATCGGCTCGCGCGCAAGCCCGGGGCGCTGACGTTCGCCCAGGCGGCCGCCCTCGTGGTCTCCGGCTGCGCGGCCCTGCACGCGGTGCGCGCGGCGCGCGCGACGGGCGGGCGGCGGGTGCTCGTGCTGGGCGCGGCGGGCGGCGTGGGGCATCTCGCGGTGCAGCTGGCGAGGGCCGCGGGCGCGACCGTGACCGGCGCGAGCAGCGGCCCGAAGCTCGACGTGGTGCGGGCGGCCGGGGCCGACGAGGCGATCGACTACACCGCCGCCGACCCCCTGGCGCGCGGCCCGTTCGACGCGATCATCGACACGGGAGGGCATCGGCGGCTGCGCGATCTGCGCCGCGCGCTGGCGCCGCGCGGCGCGCTCGTGCTCGTCGGCGCCGAGCCCGAGGGCGATCGCCTCGGCGGGCTCGGGCGCTCGCTCGCGGCCGTGCTGCAGGGGTCGTTCACGCGGCAGCGGCTCGTCATGCTCACCTCGTCGGAGCCCACCGACGCCCTCGACGCGCTCGCCGTGCACGCCGAGGCGGGCCCGCTGCGCCCGGTGATCGACGCCGAGCTGCCCCTCGATCGCGCCGCCGAGGCGGTCGCGCGGATCGGGCGGGGCAAGGGGCGAGGCAAGACCGTCGTGCGCGTGCAGCCCGAGTGA
- a CDS encoding helix-turn-helix transcriptional regulator: protein MVKPTKVTNDIRRLRAEAGEMTQTELARRVGVTRQTLIAIEHGRYSPSLEVAFLIARALGVRLDDVFSYPE from the coding sequence ATGGTGAAGCCCACCAAGGTGACCAACGACATCCGGCGCCTCCGCGCGGAGGCGGGCGAGATGACGCAGACCGAGCTGGCCCGGCGCGTGGGCGTGACGCGGCAGACCCTCATCGCGATCGAGCACGGGCGGTACTCGCCGTCGCTGGAGGTCGCCTTCCTCATCGCCCGCGCCCTCGGCGTGCGGCTCGACGACGTGTTCAGCTACCCCGAATGA